In Gadus macrocephalus chromosome 4, ASM3116895v1, the following proteins share a genomic window:
- the LOC132455229 gene encoding LOW QUALITY PROTEIN: E3 ubiquitin-protein ligase TRIM39-like (The sequence of the model RefSeq protein was modified relative to this genomic sequence to represent the inferred CDS: deleted 2 bases in 1 codon), translating to MACANAPWSEENFSCSICLDVFSSPVSTPCGHNFCRTCITKYWDEQVKYKCPVCNELYNTRPDLRVNTLLSEMVHRFGTSVRVKEQPCVEPAEVPCDVCTGTQLKAVMSCLVCFISYCQTHLEPHQRVTVLKKHRLVEPMDRLEDRICKKHDRLLELFCKTEQVCVCQYCTEKDHKSHPVVPLKEEYEVKTAQLGKIESEVQQMIQERQRHIQEIKDTVKRSKADADREIADGVQVFAALMRCIEKCQDDLNQMVKERLKSTEKQAEDLIKELEQEIEDLTNRSSEVKQLSHTKDHLHFLQTFRSLKNPPPTRDWTTVEVRPPSYGGTWRRSLDQLEETLNMEMKKLRDAELKRVQQYEVDVTLDPDTAHPRLILSEDGKQVHHGGVWKELPDNPKRFTQCVYVLTRQSFSSGRFYFEVQVKDKTEWYLGVARESIDRKGGIRETPENGYWTLYYDEDGLVYNDNPDVRLPLRAELQKVGVFVDYDEGLVSFYDVEARFHIYSATGCSFTEPLYPSLCPCLYQEGTNSAPLIISPVNQTD from the exons atggcctgtgCAAACGCTCCCTGGTCTGaggagaacttttcatgttctaTCTGCctggatgtgttcagcagtCCAGTTTCCActccatgtggacacaacttctgcagaacctgtattacaaagtactgggatgaacaagtcaaGTACAAATGTCCCGTTTGTAACGAGCTTTACAACACAAGACCTGATTTACGGGTCAATACCCTCTTATCAGAGATGGTTCATCGGTTTGGAACGTCCGtacgagtaaaagagcagccttgtgttgaaccagcagaagttccctgtgacgtctgtactgggacccagctgaaggctgtgatgtcctgcctagtgtgttttatctcttactgccaaacccacctggagccacatcagagagtcacagtcctgaagaaacatcggctggtcgagcctatggaccgtctggaagacaggataTGCAAGAAACACGAcagacttctggagctcttctgcaagactgaacag gtgtgtgtgtgtcagtattgcacagagaaagaccacaagtcacatcctgttgtacctctaaaggaggaatatgaagtgaagacggcccagctggggaagatagagtctgaagttcagcagatgatccaggagagacaaAGACATATTCAGGAGATTAAAGACACAGTCAAACGCAGCAAAgcagacgcagacagagagatagccgatGGTGTGCAGGTCTTCGCCGCTTTGATGCGCTGCATTGAAAAGTGCCAGGATGATCTCAACCAAATGGTTAAAGAGAgactgaaatccacagagaaacaagctgaagacctcatcaaagagcttgAGCAGGagatagaagatctgaccaatagaagctcagaggtgaagcagctctcacacacaaaagaccacctccactttctccagaccttcagatccctgaagaatcctccacccaccagggactggacaacggtggaggtccgtcctccgtcatacggagggacctggaggagatccctggatcagctggaggagacactgaacatggagatgaagaagctgcgtgatgcagaactgaagagggtccagcagtatgaagtagatgtgactctggatcctgatacagctcatcccaggctcatcctgtctgaggatgggaaacaagtacatcaCGGAGGTGTATGGAAGGAACTCCCggacaaccctaagagatttacacagtgtgtttatgttctcacgaggcagagcttctcctcagggagattttactttgaggtccaggttaaagacaagactgaATGGTatttaggagtggccagagagtccatcgacaGAAAAGGTGGGATCAGAGAGACCCCTGAGAATGGTTACTGGACTCTTTACTACGATGAGGATGGGTTGGTATATAATGATAACCCtgatgtccgtctccctctgagagctgagctccagaaggtgggggtgtttgtcgattatgatgagggtctggtctccttctatgatgtggaagccaggtttcatatctactctgctaccGGCTGCTCCTTtactgagcctctctatccatccctctGTCCGTGTTTATATCAAGAAGGTAcgaactctgcccccctgatcatctcacctgtcaatcaaacagactag